The Anguilla anguilla isolate fAngAng1 chromosome 19, fAngAng1.pri, whole genome shotgun sequence genome has a segment encoding these proteins:
- the LOC118218690 gene encoding myosin-binding protein C, slow-type-like isoform X8 has protein sequence MPEPTKKDEVANGPPEENHAPPPEANQAPPPETANQVWSLGEGQPPEDADKQQNNSELSTLLIEKPQGGSITVGGDITFVAKVEAKDLLRKPTIKWFKGKWMDLASKTGKHLQLKESFDRQTKIHTFEMHIIKAKENYAGNYRCEVTCKDKFDSCSFDLEVKEAADASSAMDIRSAFKRSNEGQEDAGELDFSGLLKRREPKHQEEAPQVDVWEILKHAKPCDYEKIAFEYGITDLRGLLKRLKKTKKVEKKSEAFAKKLDPAYQADKGGKIRMVVDLADPTVELKWYKNGQEIRPSPNSRKYIFEHKGTQRIMIINNCNSSDDAAYSVSAGNEKCSTELFVKELPVTVTKELTDVSTTVNERIELECEVSEAGAQVKWLKNGVEVPTGVRSRYRVKCDGTKHFLIIEDASLEDKGTYSIMASGGTSEAKIKVDLKPLKIFQDLTDQTVRLGQPLKLHCEISPGNVAGNWYKNGQLLQPSERVNILHRAKNHRLEIAAATIHDAGEYTFVLEGYTDGLACKVNIIDPPRVHLESLNFPDNTVTIVAGNKLRVEVPITGEPIPRVVWTKGERVILETGNRVRAETFADCTSLTIDVAEREDTGNYNIVLQNEAGEDKATIKVKVVDIPDPPEPPIITEIGGDWCSMIWEPPIYDGASPILGYFIERKKKQSSRWMRLNFDLCVETTFVPKKMIEGVPYEVRVSAVNAIGPSRPSEPSKSFVPLAVTSEPTMLVVDDVTDDTVTIKWRPPETIGAAGLDGYTVEYCLEGTEDWIMANKELIDKTRYTIKGLTPETKIKVRVKAVNAAGASEPRTLQTAILVKEVVENPKIRLPRHLKQTYTRKVGEVVNLVVPFQGKPRPKVTWTKEGKEVDPTQVNIRNTDCDSIIFIRKAERKHSGNYEMTVKVENFVDTAILDIQIVDLPGPPSTVKIADVWWENVFLEWTPPKDNGNAAITGYTIQKADKKTMNWYTYLEHYHRNCITVSDLVVGNEYFFRVFSENMCGLSETATATKDSAFIAKEGLNVKAPDFKDHDFNEAPQFTQPLVNTFAIAGYNTTLNCSVRANPRPKVQWMKNKMIIVDDPRYRMFSNQGVCSLEIRKPSPFDGGMYSCKAVNTLGEAQVECKLEVKGNFTFCDLMKRGVPLNLIDKYMNESRNPEPERK, from the exons ATGAGGTGGCCAACGGCCCGCCGGAAG AGAatcatgccccgccccctgaggctaatcaggctccgccccccgagACTGCGAATCAAG TGTGGTCCCTGGGAGAGGGCCAGCCTCCGGAGGACGCCGACAAGCAGCAGAACAACTCGGAGCTCTCCACCCTCCTGATCGAGAAGCCCCAGGGCGGCTCCATCACCGTGG GGGGGGACATCACGTTCGTCGCGAAGGTGGAGGCCAAGGACCTGCTGAGGAAGCCCACCATCAAGTGGTTCAAAGGGAAGTGGATGGACTTGGCCAGCAAGACCGGCAAGCACCTGCAGCTGAAGGAGAGCTTCGACCGGCAGACCAAG ATCCACACTTTCGAGATGCACATCATCAAGGCCAAAGAAAACTACGCTGGGAACTACAGGTGCGAGGTCACCTGCAAGGACAAGTTCGACAGCTGCTCCTTCGATTTGGAGGTCAAAG AGGCTGCAGATGCCTCTTCAGCCATGGATATCCGATCAGCTTTTAAGAGGAG CAATGAAGGACAAGAAGACGCAGGCGAGCTTGACTTTAGTGGTCTTCTCAAACGTAG gGAGCCGAAGCACCAGGAGGAGGCCCCGCAGGTGGACGTTTGGGAGATCCTGAAGCACGCCAAGCCCTGCGACTACGAGAAGATCGCCTTCGAGTACGGCATCACGGACCTGAGGGGGCTGCTCAAGAGGCTGAAGAAGACCAAGAAGGTGGAGAAGAAGAGTGAAG CATTCGCCAAGAAGTTGGATCCGGCCTACCAGGCCGACAAAGGCGGGAAGATCCGGATGGTGGTGGACCTGGCCGACCCCACCGTGGAGCTGAAGTGGTACAAGAACGGCCAGGAGATCCGGCCATCGCCCaa TTCAAGGAA GTACATATTTGAGCACAAGGGCACCCAAAGGATCATGATCATCAACAACTGCAACAGTTCGGACGATGCCGCCTATTCCGTCTCCGCCGGAAACGAGAAGTGCTCAACGGAGCTGTTTGTGAAAG AGTTACCGGTGACCGTAACCAAAGAGTTGACAGATGTTTCTACAACAGTGAACGAGCGAATTGAGTTGGAATGTGAAGTGTCTGAAGCAGGAGCTCAAGTGAAATG GCttaagaatggtgtggaagttCCAACCGGGGTGCGGTCACGGTACCGCGTGAAGTGTGACGGGACCAAGCACTTCCTGATCATCGAGGACGCCTCGTTGGAGGACAAGGGAACCTACTCCATCATGGCCTCCGGGGGCACCAGCGAGGCCAAAATTAAGGTGGACC tgaAGCCGCTGAAGATTTTTCAGGACCTCACTGACCAGACGGTTCGTCTGGGGCAGCCCCTCAAGCTGCACTGTGAGATCTCCCCGGGGAACGTCGCCGGCAACTGGTACAAGAACGGTCAGCTGCTCCAGCCCAGCGAGCGCGTGAACATCTTGCACAGGGCCAA GAACCACAGGCTAGAGATAGCAGCTGCCACGATCCACGATGCTGGGGAGTACACTTTTGTGCTGGAGGGGTATACTGATGGCCTCGCTTGTAAAGTCAACATCATAG atcCCCCTAGGGTGCACCTCGAGAGCCTGAACTTCCCCGACAACACCGTGACCATCGTGGCAGGAAACAAGCTGCGCGTGGAGGTCCCCATCACTGGAGAACCCATACCCAGGGTGGTGTGGACgaagggggagagg GTGATCCTGGAGACCGGGAATCGGGTTCGGGCAGAGACGTTCGCCGACTGCACCAGCCTCACCATCGACGTGGCGGAGCGAGAGGACACGGGGAACTACAACATCGTGCTGCAGAACGAGGCGGGAGAGGACAAGGCCACCATCAAAGTCAAGGTCGTGG ACATTCCTGACCCCCCTGAGCCCCCAATAATAACTGAGATTGGAGGAGACTGGTGCTCAATGATCTGGGAACCCCCCATCTATGATGGAGCATCACCTATCTTAG GGTACTTCATtgagaggaagaagaagcagaGCTCCAGGTGGATGAggctgaactttgacctttgcGTAGAGACCACCTTTGTGCCCAAGAAGATGATCGAGGGGGTTCCCTACGAGGTTCGAGTGTCCGCCGTGAACGCCATCGGCCCGTCTCGCCCCAGCGAACCCTCCAAGTCGTTCGTGCCTCTGG CGGTGACCAGCGAGCCCACCATGCTGGTGGTTGATGATGTCACGGACGACACGGTGACGATTAAATGGCGGCCCCCGGAGACCATTGGCGCCGCAGGGCTGGACGGGTACACCGTGGAGTACTGCCTTGAAGGGA CGGAGGACTGGATCATGGCTAACAAGGAGCTGATTGACAAAACCAGGTACACAATCAAGGGGTTGACCCCCGAGACCAAGATTAAAGTGAGGGTGAAGGCAGTCAATGCAGCAGGAGCCAGCGAACCCCGGACTCTCCAAACCGCTATCCTGGTCAAAGAGGTCGTAG AAAATCCTAAGATCCGTCTGCCGAGGCACCTGAAGCAGACTTACACTCGCAAGGTTGGAGAGGTCGTTAATCTAGTCGTACCCTTCCAG GGGAAACCACGGCCCAAGGTCACCTGGACGAAGGAGGGGAAGGAAGTGGATCCCACGCAGGTGAACATCCGCAACACGGACTGCGACAGCATCATCTTCATCCGCAAAGCGGAGAGGAAGCACTCGGGGAATTATGAGATGACTGTGAAGGTGGAGAACTTTGTGGACACCGCCATCTTGGACATACAGATCGTGG ACCTCCCCGGACCCCCGAGCACCGTGAAGATTGCGGATGTGTGGTGGGAGAATGTATTTCTGGAATGGACCCCCCCAAAGGACAATGGCAACGCTGCAATAACAGGATACACCATCCAGAAGGCTGACAAGAAGActatg AACTGGTATACGTATCTGGAGCACTACCACCGCAACTGCATCACCGTCTCAGACCTGGTGGTGGGTAACGAGTACTTCTTCCGCGTGTTCTCGGAGAACATGTGCGGCCTGAGCGAGACCGCCACGGCAACCAAGGACAGCGCGTTCATCGCCAAGGAGG GCCTCAACGTGAAGGCTCCGGACTTCAAGGATCACGACTTCAACGAGGCGCCTCAGTTCACCCAGCCGCTGGTCAACACCTTCGCCATCGCCGGGTACAACACCACGCTCAACTGCAGCGTCCGCGCCAACCCCCGG CCCAAGGTGCAGTGGATGAAGAACAAGATGATCATCGTGGACGACCCGCGCTACCGCATGTTCAGCAACCAGGGCGTGTGCAGCCTGGAGATTCGCAAGCCCAGCCCCTTCGACGGCGGCATGTACTCCTGCAAGGCCGTCAACACCCTGGGCGAGGCGCAGGTGGAGTGCAAgctggaggtcaaag
- the LOC118218690 gene encoding myosin-binding protein C, slow-type-like isoform X6, whose amino-acid sequence MPEPTKKDEVANGPPEENHAPPPEANQAPPPETANQEPADAKTEPVDAELKAPVDAEQAPVANGEAPVDAEQAPVANGEAPVDAEQGPVANGEAPVDAEPAPVAAEPAPVAPEPAPVAPEPAPVAAEPAPVAPEPAPVAAEPAPVAAEPASVAPEPAPVAAEPAPVAPEPAPVAAKPAPVAPEPAPVAAEPAPADAKKKLPFAAKKKLPVATKKKVTVDTKQKLPVATKKKVPVDDTKQKLPVAAEQKLPVDAEQAPVAAEPAPVDAEPAPVAAESAPADVEQKLPVDAELTPSKPTDADVADDDAARTSSPQLPTVWSLGEGQPPEDADKQQNNSELSTLLIEKPQGGSITVGGDITFVAKVEAKDLLRKPTIKWFKGKWMDLASKTGKHLQLKESFDRQTKIHTFEMHIIKAKENYAGNYRCEVTCKDKFDSCSFDLEVKEAADASSAMDIRSAFKRSNEGQEDAGELDFSGLLKRREPKHQEEAPQVDVWEILKHAKPCDYEKIAFEYGITDLRGLLKRLKKTKKVEKKSEAFAKKLDPAYQADKGGKIRMVVDLADPTVELKWYKNGQEIRPSPNSRKYIFEHKGTQRIMIINNCNSSDDAAYSVSAGNEKCSTELFVKELPVTVTKELTDVSTTVNERIELECEVSEAGAQVKWLKNGVEVPTGVRSRYRVKCDGTKHFLIIEDASLEDKGTYSIMASGGTSEAKIKVDLKPLKIFQDLTDQTVRLGQPLKLHCEISPGNVAGNWYKNGQLLQPSERVNILHRAKNHRLEIAAATIHDAGEYTFVLEGYTDGLACKVNIIDPPRVHLESLNFPDNTVTIVAGNKLRVEVPITGEPIPRVVWTKGERVILETGNRVRAETFADCTSLTIDVAEREDTGNYNIVLQNEAGEDKATIKVKVVDIPDPPEPPIITEIGGDWCSMIWEPPIYDGASPILGYFIERKKKQSSRWMRLNFDLCVETTFVPKKMIEGVPYEVRVSAVNAIGPSRPSEPSKSFVPLAVTSEPTMLVVDDVTDDTVTIKWRPPETIGAAGLDGYTVEYCLEGTEDWIMANKELIDKTRYTIKGLTPETKIKVRVKAVNAAGASEPRTLQTAILVKEVVENPKIRLPRHLKQTYTRKVGEVVNLVVPFQGKPRPKVTWTKEGKEVDPTQVNIRNTDCDSIIFIRKAERKHSGNYEMTVKVENFVDTAILDIQIVDLPGPPSTVKIADVWWENVFLEWTPPKDNGNAAITGYTIQKADKKTMNWYTYLEHYHRNCITVSDLVVGNEYFFRVFSENMCGLSETATATKDSAFIAKEGLNVKAPDFKDHDFNEAPQFTQPLVNTFAIAGYNTTLNCSVRANPRPKVQWMKNKMIIVDDPRYRMFSNQGVCSLEIRKPSPFDGGMYSCKAVNTLGEAQVECKLEVKGNFTFCDLMKRGVPLNLIDKYMNESRNPEPERK is encoded by the exons ATGAGGTGGCCAACGGCCCGCCGGAAG AGAatcatgccccgccccctgaggctaatcaggctccgccccccgagACTGCGAATCAAG AACCTGCGGATGCTAAGACGGAACCTGTGGACGCTGAGCTGAAGGCTCCTGTAGATGCTGAGCAAGCACCTGTAGCTAATGGGGAAGCCCCTGTAGATGCTGAGCAAGCACCTGTAGCTAATGGGGAAGCCCCTGTAGATGCTGAACAGGGCCCTGTAGCTAATGGGGAAGCCCCTGTAGATGCTGAACCAGCTCCTGTAGCTGCAGAACCAGCCCCTGTAGCTCCAGAACCAGCCCCTGTAGCTCCAGAACCAGCCCCTGTAGCGGCAGAACCAGCTCCTGTAGCTCCAGAACCAGCCCCTGTAGCTGCAGAACCAGCCCCTGTAGCTGCAGAACCAGCCTCTGTAGCTCCAGAACCAGCCCCTGTAGCGGCAGAACCAGCTCCTGTAGCTCCAGAACCAGCCCCTGTAGCTGCAAAACCAGCTCCTGTAGCTCCAGAACCAGCCCCTGTAGCTGCTGAACCAGCCCCTGCAGATGCTAAGAAGAAACTTCCTTTCGCCGCTAAAAAGAAGCTTCCTGTAGCTACTAAAAAGAAAGTGACCGTAGATACTAAGCAGAAGCTTCCTGTAGCTACTAAAAAGAAGGTGCCTGTAGATGACACAAAGCAGAAGCTTCCCGTAGCTGCTGAGCAGAAGCTTCCTGTAGATGCTGAGCAGGCCCCTGTAGCTGCTGAACCAGCCCCTGTAGATGCTGAACCAGCCCCTGTGGCTGCTGAATCAGCGCCTGCAGATGTTGAGCAGAAGCTTCCTGTAGATGCTGAACTGACCCCGAGCAAACCCACTGACGCTG ATGTCGCAGACGATGACGCTGCCAGAACCTCATCGCCGCAGCTTCCGACAG TGTGGTCCCTGGGAGAGGGCCAGCCTCCGGAGGACGCCGACAAGCAGCAGAACAACTCGGAGCTCTCCACCCTCCTGATCGAGAAGCCCCAGGGCGGCTCCATCACCGTGG GGGGGGACATCACGTTCGTCGCGAAGGTGGAGGCCAAGGACCTGCTGAGGAAGCCCACCATCAAGTGGTTCAAAGGGAAGTGGATGGACTTGGCCAGCAAGACCGGCAAGCACCTGCAGCTGAAGGAGAGCTTCGACCGGCAGACCAAG ATCCACACTTTCGAGATGCACATCATCAAGGCCAAAGAAAACTACGCTGGGAACTACAGGTGCGAGGTCACCTGCAAGGACAAGTTCGACAGCTGCTCCTTCGATTTGGAGGTCAAAG AGGCTGCAGATGCCTCTTCAGCCATGGATATCCGATCAGCTTTTAAGAGGAG CAATGAAGGACAAGAAGACGCAGGCGAGCTTGACTTTAGTGGTCTTCTCAAACGTAG gGAGCCGAAGCACCAGGAGGAGGCCCCGCAGGTGGACGTTTGGGAGATCCTGAAGCACGCCAAGCCCTGCGACTACGAGAAGATCGCCTTCGAGTACGGCATCACGGACCTGAGGGGGCTGCTCAAGAGGCTGAAGAAGACCAAGAAGGTGGAGAAGAAGAGTGAAG CATTCGCCAAGAAGTTGGATCCGGCCTACCAGGCCGACAAAGGCGGGAAGATCCGGATGGTGGTGGACCTGGCCGACCCCACCGTGGAGCTGAAGTGGTACAAGAACGGCCAGGAGATCCGGCCATCGCCCaa TTCAAGGAA GTACATATTTGAGCACAAGGGCACCCAAAGGATCATGATCATCAACAACTGCAACAGTTCGGACGATGCCGCCTATTCCGTCTCCGCCGGAAACGAGAAGTGCTCAACGGAGCTGTTTGTGAAAG AGTTACCGGTGACCGTAACCAAAGAGTTGACAGATGTTTCTACAACAGTGAACGAGCGAATTGAGTTGGAATGTGAAGTGTCTGAAGCAGGAGCTCAAGTGAAATG GCttaagaatggtgtggaagttCCAACCGGGGTGCGGTCACGGTACCGCGTGAAGTGTGACGGGACCAAGCACTTCCTGATCATCGAGGACGCCTCGTTGGAGGACAAGGGAACCTACTCCATCATGGCCTCCGGGGGCACCAGCGAGGCCAAAATTAAGGTGGACC tgaAGCCGCTGAAGATTTTTCAGGACCTCACTGACCAGACGGTTCGTCTGGGGCAGCCCCTCAAGCTGCACTGTGAGATCTCCCCGGGGAACGTCGCCGGCAACTGGTACAAGAACGGTCAGCTGCTCCAGCCCAGCGAGCGCGTGAACATCTTGCACAGGGCCAA GAACCACAGGCTAGAGATAGCAGCTGCCACGATCCACGATGCTGGGGAGTACACTTTTGTGCTGGAGGGGTATACTGATGGCCTCGCTTGTAAAGTCAACATCATAG atcCCCCTAGGGTGCACCTCGAGAGCCTGAACTTCCCCGACAACACCGTGACCATCGTGGCAGGAAACAAGCTGCGCGTGGAGGTCCCCATCACTGGAGAACCCATACCCAGGGTGGTGTGGACgaagggggagagg GTGATCCTGGAGACCGGGAATCGGGTTCGGGCAGAGACGTTCGCCGACTGCACCAGCCTCACCATCGACGTGGCGGAGCGAGAGGACACGGGGAACTACAACATCGTGCTGCAGAACGAGGCGGGAGAGGACAAGGCCACCATCAAAGTCAAGGTCGTGG ACATTCCTGACCCCCCTGAGCCCCCAATAATAACTGAGATTGGAGGAGACTGGTGCTCAATGATCTGGGAACCCCCCATCTATGATGGAGCATCACCTATCTTAG GGTACTTCATtgagaggaagaagaagcagaGCTCCAGGTGGATGAggctgaactttgacctttgcGTAGAGACCACCTTTGTGCCCAAGAAGATGATCGAGGGGGTTCCCTACGAGGTTCGAGTGTCCGCCGTGAACGCCATCGGCCCGTCTCGCCCCAGCGAACCCTCCAAGTCGTTCGTGCCTCTGG CGGTGACCAGCGAGCCCACCATGCTGGTGGTTGATGATGTCACGGACGACACGGTGACGATTAAATGGCGGCCCCCGGAGACCATTGGCGCCGCAGGGCTGGACGGGTACACCGTGGAGTACTGCCTTGAAGGGA CGGAGGACTGGATCATGGCTAACAAGGAGCTGATTGACAAAACCAGGTACACAATCAAGGGGTTGACCCCCGAGACCAAGATTAAAGTGAGGGTGAAGGCAGTCAATGCAGCAGGAGCCAGCGAACCCCGGACTCTCCAAACCGCTATCCTGGTCAAAGAGGTCGTAG AAAATCCTAAGATCCGTCTGCCGAGGCACCTGAAGCAGACTTACACTCGCAAGGTTGGAGAGGTCGTTAATCTAGTCGTACCCTTCCAG GGGAAACCACGGCCCAAGGTCACCTGGACGAAGGAGGGGAAGGAAGTGGATCCCACGCAGGTGAACATCCGCAACACGGACTGCGACAGCATCATCTTCATCCGCAAAGCGGAGAGGAAGCACTCGGGGAATTATGAGATGACTGTGAAGGTGGAGAACTTTGTGGACACCGCCATCTTGGACATACAGATCGTGG ACCTCCCCGGACCCCCGAGCACCGTGAAGATTGCGGATGTGTGGTGGGAGAATGTATTTCTGGAATGGACCCCCCCAAAGGACAATGGCAACGCTGCAATAACAGGATACACCATCCAGAAGGCTGACAAGAAGActatg AACTGGTATACGTATCTGGAGCACTACCACCGCAACTGCATCACCGTCTCAGACCTGGTGGTGGGTAACGAGTACTTCTTCCGCGTGTTCTCGGAGAACATGTGCGGCCTGAGCGAGACCGCCACGGCAACCAAGGACAGCGCGTTCATCGCCAAGGAGG GCCTCAACGTGAAGGCTCCGGACTTCAAGGATCACGACTTCAACGAGGCGCCTCAGTTCACCCAGCCGCTGGTCAACACCTTCGCCATCGCCGGGTACAACACCACGCTCAACTGCAGCGTCCGCGCCAACCCCCGG CCCAAGGTGCAGTGGATGAAGAACAAGATGATCATCGTGGACGACCCGCGCTACCGCATGTTCAGCAACCAGGGCGTGTGCAGCCTGGAGATTCGCAAGCCCAGCCCCTTCGACGGCGGCATGTACTCCTGCAAGGCCGTCAACACCCTGGGCGAGGCGCAGGTGGAGTGCAAgctggaggtcaaag